A single genomic interval of Halomonas sp. GT harbors:
- a CDS encoding LysR family transcriptional regulator ArgP produces the protein MFDYKLLHALATVVECGGFERAGDVLGLSQSAISQRIKALEVRLGQPVLMRHPKLSPTPAGQRLLTHYQQVQLLERDLHQSLPTLDNATTRLRIAINADSVVTWWANAVADICQTEGVLLDLVIEDQDVGLKRLRDGDVAACLCSTPTPIAGARCINVGEMRYLPLASPAYVKRYFPDGLSPEAFQQAPVIVFGPHDQLQHQFLAQCGYHGHFPYHLCPTSEGFVRLATAGIGYGMIPQLQVLDQLQSSHLVSIAPGHSLTVPLYWHFWRHSGQLVQRLTERLNCLML, from the coding sequence ATGTTTGACTACAAACTTCTCCATGCCCTGGCCACAGTGGTGGAGTGCGGCGGTTTTGAACGAGCAGGCGATGTATTGGGGCTTTCTCAATCAGCCATCTCCCAACGCATAAAAGCCCTGGAAGTGCGTTTAGGCCAGCCAGTACTAATGCGCCACCCCAAACTTTCGCCCACGCCTGCGGGTCAGCGGCTACTCACCCACTACCAGCAAGTACAGTTATTGGAACGCGATCTACATCAGTCGCTACCGACTCTTGATAACGCAACGACTCGATTAAGAATCGCAATCAACGCTGACAGCGTGGTGACGTGGTGGGCAAACGCAGTGGCAGATATCTGTCAGACCGAGGGCGTATTGCTCGATTTAGTCATTGAGGATCAGGACGTTGGGCTTAAACGTTTGCGAGATGGAGATGTAGCGGCCTGTCTTTGTTCTACGCCAACCCCCATTGCGGGTGCTCGGTGTATTAACGTAGGCGAGATGCGTTATCTACCGCTTGCTTCACCTGCTTACGTGAAACGCTACTTTCCTGACGGCCTTTCTCCAGAGGCCTTTCAGCAAGCCCCGGTGATAGTATTCGGCCCTCATGACCAGCTTCAGCATCAGTTTCTTGCCCAGTGTGGCTATCATGGCCATTTCCCCTACCATCTTTGCCCTACTTCAGAAGGGTTTGTGCGTCTCGCCACAGCAGGCATTGGATACGGGATGATTCCACAATTACAGGTACTAGATCAGTTACAAAGCAGCCATCTGGTTAGCATCGCTCCTGGTCATTCGCTTACGGTTCCACTTTATTGGCACTTCTGGCGCCACAGTGGACAGCTTGTCCAACGCCTAACAGAAAGACTGAACTGCCTCATGCTTTAG
- a CDS encoding ABC transporter ATP-binding protein yields MFEVKGAAFEINGKPILTPIEHTFHEGKVYGLIGHNGSGKSTLIKLMAQQQPSSRGEIYFDQRPLSDWGNREFARQVAYLPQHLPSAESLTGRELVSFGRYPWHGLLGRHTQKDKDAVERAIALTHTEAFADRLVDTLSGGERQRVWLAMLLAQGSRFLLLDEPLAALDIAHQIEVLALVRKLCDELNLGVIIVLHDINMASRYCDELMALHSGRLLAHGSPDDLMSCSTLEAIYGLPMQVMKHPNGEHNIAVAQ; encoded by the coding sequence ATGTTTGAGGTCAAAGGGGCCGCCTTTGAAATCAATGGCAAACCGATTCTAACGCCCATTGAGCATACCTTTCATGAAGGTAAGGTATATGGCCTGATTGGCCACAACGGCTCGGGAAAATCGACGCTAATCAAGCTCATGGCCCAGCAGCAGCCCAGCAGCCGGGGAGAGATTTACTTCGACCAGCGCCCACTGAGTGATTGGGGTAATCGAGAGTTCGCACGTCAGGTCGCTTATTTACCGCAACATTTACCGAGTGCTGAAAGCCTGACGGGGCGCGAACTGGTCAGCTTTGGTCGCTACCCATGGCACGGGTTACTGGGTCGCCATACACAGAAAGATAAAGATGCCGTAGAACGCGCCATAGCGTTAACCCATACAGAGGCATTTGCCGACCGCCTAGTCGATACGCTCTCTGGCGGCGAACGCCAGCGGGTGTGGCTGGCGATGCTACTCGCCCAGGGAAGTCGTTTTCTACTCCTTGATGAGCCGCTAGCAGCGCTGGACATCGCCCACCAAATTGAGGTGCTAGCGCTGGTTCGCAAGCTATGCGATGAGCTGAACCTTGGCGTCATTATTGTGTTGCATGATATCAATATGGCCTCGCGCTACTGCGATGAATTGATGGCACTGCACAGCGGTCGCTTGCTAGCCCATGGCAGCCCGGATGATTTGATGAGCTGCAGCACCTTAGAAGCGATTTATGGCCTACCGATGCAGGTGATGAAGCACCCCAACGGAGAGCACAATATTGCCGTGGCCCAATGA
- a CDS encoding glycerophosphodiester phosphodiesterase family protein, translating to MTYFNFLATTLVVSGLLAANTAHAQEATGSAHGEDALISAAQQVTLGPRPLFLVNDMSADNEHERALKASLLNCAAEQTQWQRSPLTIGHRGAPLQFPEHTLESYIAGAQGGAGILECDVAFTADEELVCRHSQCDLHYTTNIVETDLAEKCSVPPIVDEANGELMNAADIRCCTSDITLSEFRSLQGTMEGVNSEATTLEEYLAGTPEWRTELYATRGTLMSHADSIALFQQLGVQMTPELKTPEVEMPFTPEFTQQAYAQKMIDEYKAAGVRPNDVFPQSFSLNDVLYWIEHEPEFGKQAVYLDGRYSDEGFDHTNPDTWQPSMQSLVESGVQIIAPPTWMLLEANPAFGSNEQERRLQPSLYARHARDAGLAMITWTLERSGPLGEGGQWYHNTTEDVIKRDGDKLITLDALVNEVGVIGVFSDWPATVTFYDNCAQRGAP from the coding sequence ATGACCTACTTCAACTTTTTAGCTACCACCCTTGTCGTCAGTGGCCTGCTGGCCGCTAACACTGCTCATGCCCAAGAAGCGACAGGCTCAGCGCATGGGGAAGACGCCCTTATTAGCGCAGCACAGCAGGTGACGCTGGGGCCACGCCCGCTGTTTTTGGTAAATGATATGAGTGCAGATAACGAGCACGAGCGTGCCTTGAAAGCCTCTTTACTGAATTGTGCTGCAGAGCAAACCCAGTGGCAGAGGTCCCCTCTAACGATTGGCCATCGTGGTGCCCCGTTACAGTTTCCTGAGCATACGCTCGAATCTTACATTGCCGGTGCCCAAGGCGGTGCAGGCATTCTGGAGTGCGATGTCGCCTTCACCGCTGATGAAGAACTTGTCTGCCGCCACTCTCAGTGCGACTTACACTACACCACCAACATCGTCGAGACGGACTTAGCTGAAAAATGTAGCGTTCCTCCTATTGTTGATGAGGCCAATGGAGAGCTAATGAATGCAGCAGATATTCGCTGTTGTACAAGTGACATCACATTGTCTGAATTTCGCAGCCTGCAAGGCACCATGGAAGGAGTCAACAGCGAAGCCACCACCCTTGAGGAGTATCTTGCAGGCACGCCTGAGTGGCGCACAGAGCTTTATGCGACACGCGGCACATTGATGAGCCATGCCGACAGTATTGCTCTCTTTCAACAGTTAGGCGTGCAGATGACCCCAGAACTGAAAACACCTGAGGTAGAGATGCCGTTTACGCCAGAGTTCACACAGCAGGCCTACGCACAAAAAATGATAGATGAGTATAAGGCCGCAGGTGTTCGCCCTAATGACGTGTTCCCACAGTCATTCAGTCTAAATGATGTGCTTTACTGGATTGAACATGAGCCGGAGTTTGGCAAACAGGCGGTTTACCTAGATGGCCGCTACAGCGATGAAGGCTTTGATCACACTAACCCTGATACATGGCAACCGAGCATGCAGTCGCTGGTAGAAAGTGGTGTTCAGATTATCGCTCCTCCTACTTGGATGCTACTCGAGGCGAACCCAGCGTTTGGCAGTAACGAGCAGGAAAGACGCCTCCAACCTTCACTTTATGCCCGGCACGCTAGAGACGCAGGTTTAGCAATGATTACTTGGACACTTGAGCGCTCAGGGCCGCTAGGGGAAGGCGGCCAGTGGTACCACAACACGACTGAAGATGTTATCAAGCGTGATGGCGACAAACTGATCACCTTGGATGCCCTCGTCAATGAGGTAGGGGTCATCGGCGTATTCAGCGACTGGCCCGCCACGGTTACTTTCTACGACAACTGCGCCCAGCGGGGTGCTCCCTGA
- a CDS encoding siderophore-interacting protein, giving the protein MAAKQSYQLFDITLAQRTQVSASLVKFTFSGPSVSHMATYAPDQRIKLFFPEGGGTLNPLLEIGKREEDDWYGAYRALPDAQRPAARTYTLRALRSEQAEVDVEFVLHGDNGPASRWAMRARPGDRLVMAAPVANAEGPKQGYEWKPPKDVRRILIIADETALPAAAGILEALNDLPFKPNVEALFEVPRSDDVQPLPQIAKLRWLARDGEPHSKHGELLLRALRDIDLQKEIATLGGSPSTATHGSKDKCSEDELGHDENAPLWEPANLDDSAPFYAWIAAETKVAMTLRRYLINECGLPKQYVTSMGYWRLGKANG; this is encoded by the coding sequence ATGGCGGCCAAGCAGAGTTACCAGCTTTTCGATATCACCCTCGCTCAGCGCACCCAAGTCAGCGCCTCGTTAGTTAAATTCACGTTTAGCGGTCCTAGTGTCAGCCACATGGCGACCTACGCACCGGATCAACGTATAAAACTCTTCTTTCCTGAAGGCGGTGGCACTCTTAACCCACTACTGGAGATCGGTAAACGGGAAGAGGACGACTGGTATGGTGCTTACCGCGCCTTGCCCGATGCCCAGCGGCCCGCCGCGCGCACTTATACCCTTCGCGCGCTCCGCTCAGAACAGGCCGAGGTAGATGTAGAGTTTGTTTTGCACGGCGACAATGGGCCTGCGTCACGCTGGGCAATGCGCGCCCGCCCAGGTGATCGCTTAGTCATGGCAGCCCCCGTCGCCAATGCAGAAGGCCCCAAACAGGGTTACGAATGGAAACCGCCTAAAGACGTGCGACGTATCCTGATTATCGCCGACGAAACTGCGCTTCCCGCCGCCGCAGGCATACTCGAAGCGCTTAACGATTTACCTTTCAAACCCAACGTCGAAGCGCTTTTCGAAGTCCCTCGTAGCGACGATGTTCAGCCGCTTCCCCAGATCGCGAAGCTGCGCTGGCTGGCGCGTGATGGAGAGCCCCATAGCAAGCACGGCGAGCTGCTGCTGAGAGCATTGCGCGATATCGATTTACAAAAAGAGATTGCCACTCTGGGAGGCAGTCCTTCGACTGCGACTCATGGCAGTAAGGATAAATGCAGTGAGGATGAACTGGGTCATGATGAAAACGCACCGCTCTGGGAGCCTGCCAATTTGGACGACAGCGCGCCCTTCTATGCCTGGATTGCCGCTGAAACCAAAGTCGCCATGACGCTCCGCCGCTACTTGATTAACGAGTGCGGTCTACCCAAACAATATGTCACTAGCATGGGCTACTGGCGGCTGGGTAAAGCCAATGGCTAA
- the fhuB gene encoding Fe(3+)-hydroxamate ABC transporter permease FhuB, translating into MLGAGLFTQRAGRMSPAKAFLLLSLPMVLLFWAGLQGQGGFALGVQALVAPTFENVDELLLYYAWWPRFSIALLAGGGLGLAGVLMQQVLRNPLASPTTLGVASGANLALLTVTLMAPGLLVVGREWIALVGGALAVGLVFLLSWRRGLAPIVVVLAGLVVNLYLGALSTALLLFNHEALSGLLIWGAGSLTQNGWDGVAILWPRLAISCVAAWFLLRPLAVLELDDASAKSLGVSLTYLRFAGMGLAVFITGSIVSVVGIIGFIGLAAPNIVRMAGARRLGPRLLWSTLLGAVLLSTTDLLLQQFSGMAAAFIPTGAITGALGAPLLMWLIPRLKLQGDRPPKGAGVFANRHPAPSRLATGLLIALLAATVLGLLVGQGVDGWYWLAPHNWGVMQWRFPRVMAAAASGLMLAIAGTILQRLSANPMASPEVLGISGGCAIALMLGIFLLPAPTNMMLIGVGTLGAFATLLVLVVINRKSGYLPERLLLTGVAVSALFDAVRSVMLAGGDPRGQQVIAWLAGSTYYVDVTNAVVVGGIAAVLALVSLPFTRWLDILPLGAPTAKALGVTLNRARLALLLLVSLLTACATLVVGPLSFIGLLAPHMARLMGFSRAGQHLLGAALIGMLLMVLADWVGRQIIFPYEIPAGLVASLIGGAYFMWGLRRL; encoded by the coding sequence ATGTTAGGTGCCGGGCTATTTACCCAGCGAGCAGGGAGGATGTCGCCCGCGAAAGCTTTCCTACTGCTTAGCTTGCCGATGGTGCTGCTGTTTTGGGCGGGCCTGCAGGGGCAGGGCGGTTTTGCGCTGGGGGTGCAGGCGTTAGTGGCGCCCACCTTCGAGAATGTTGACGAGTTACTGCTTTATTATGCGTGGTGGCCGCGCTTCTCGATTGCACTGCTAGCCGGAGGGGGCTTGGGGTTGGCCGGAGTTCTGATGCAGCAGGTGTTGCGTAATCCGCTGGCTTCGCCTACCACGCTGGGTGTGGCATCGGGCGCCAACCTTGCACTATTGACCGTCACTTTGATGGCCCCTGGACTACTAGTAGTGGGGCGTGAGTGGATCGCTTTAGTGGGGGGGGCGTTGGCGGTGGGGTTGGTATTCCTACTTTCCTGGCGGCGTGGATTGGCGCCGATCGTGGTCGTGCTGGCGGGATTGGTGGTTAATCTGTATTTGGGGGCGCTCTCTACAGCGCTGCTGCTGTTTAACCACGAGGCGCTCTCAGGATTGCTGATCTGGGGCGCTGGTTCGCTGACGCAAAACGGTTGGGACGGCGTTGCCATACTCTGGCCACGGCTGGCAATTAGCTGTGTGGCGGCATGGTTTCTGCTGCGTCCCTTGGCGGTTCTGGAGTTGGACGACGCCAGTGCCAAGAGCTTGGGTGTCTCGCTGACCTATTTGCGTTTTGCCGGTATGGGGTTGGCGGTATTTATTACCGGTAGCATCGTTAGCGTGGTGGGCATTATCGGGTTTATTGGCTTGGCGGCGCCCAATATTGTGCGTATGGCCGGTGCGCGGCGCTTAGGGCCGCGGCTGCTTTGGTCGACGTTGCTGGGGGCCGTATTATTGTCCACCACTGACCTATTGCTTCAGCAGTTCTCTGGCATGGCTGCGGCCTTTATTCCTACTGGGGCGATTACCGGTGCGCTGGGTGCACCGCTTTTAATGTGGCTGATTCCGCGTTTGAAGCTGCAGGGCGATCGGCCACCAAAAGGTGCGGGCGTTTTCGCCAATCGCCATCCTGCACCGTCACGCTTGGCTACCGGTTTACTGATCGCGTTACTGGCCGCGACAGTGCTTGGGTTGTTAGTTGGGCAGGGGGTAGACGGCTGGTATTGGCTAGCGCCCCATAATTGGGGTGTTATGCAGTGGCGTTTTCCTCGGGTAATGGCGGCTGCGGCCAGTGGATTAATGCTGGCGATTGCAGGCACTATTCTTCAGCGACTTTCCGCTAACCCCATGGCCAGCCCTGAAGTGTTGGGTATCAGCGGAGGCTGCGCCATTGCGCTAATGTTGGGGATTTTCTTACTGCCCGCGCCCACTAACATGATGTTGATTGGCGTAGGTACCCTGGGGGCTTTTGCAACGCTGTTAGTGTTGGTCGTTATCAACCGCAAGAGCGGTTATCTCCCCGAACGTTTGCTGCTTACCGGGGTGGCGGTCAGTGCACTGTTTGATGCAGTGCGCAGCGTAATGCTAGCAGGCGGCGACCCCCGAGGTCAGCAGGTGATTGCTTGGTTGGCGGGCTCCACCTATTACGTGGATGTTACCAATGCGGTAGTCGTAGGAGGCATTGCCGCTGTACTAGCATTGGTCTCGCTGCCCTTTACCCGCTGGCTGGATATTTTGCCCCTGGGCGCACCGACGGCCAAGGCCCTTGGAGTAACTCTTAACCGAGCTCGTTTGGCGTTACTGCTGTTGGTATCACTGCTAACTGCCTGTGCCACCCTGGTGGTGGGGCCGCTTTCGTTTATTGGCCTGCTGGCGCCGCATATGGCGCGTTTAATGGGCTTCTCTCGTGCAGGGCAGCATCTGTTGGGGGCCGCGTTAATCGGCATGCTATTGATGGTGTTGGCCGACTGGGTGGGGCGTCAGATTATTTTCCCTTATGAGATACCGGCAGGCTTGGTCGCTTCCTTGATTGGCGGTGCCTACTTTATGTGGGGGCTTCGGCGACTATAA
- a CDS encoding LysE/ArgO family amino acid transporter, which produces MWESYLTGLVVSGGIIMAIGAQNAYVLGLAVRREYHWWSAGMCMSADIILLTAGMFGASAFLLTMPNAMEAMRWIGVAFLSWLAAQALLRAVSGREGLQAGGVKARSLRGVLLATLAVTVLNPQVYLDTLLLIPAIGAQQESAGVFVAGASTASVLWFSLLAWGGSALSPWLSRPGAWRTIDGLIGLMMAAIAMHLALGSTLL; this is translated from the coding sequence ATGTGGGAAAGCTACTTAACGGGCTTAGTGGTATCTGGCGGGATCATTATGGCTATTGGGGCGCAAAATGCTTACGTTTTGGGGCTGGCGGTGCGTCGTGAATATCACTGGTGGTCAGCTGGGATGTGCATGAGCGCGGATATTATCTTGCTAACCGCTGGCATGTTCGGCGCCAGTGCATTTTTACTGACGATGCCGAATGCGATGGAAGCCATGCGCTGGATAGGTGTGGCGTTTTTAAGCTGGTTGGCCGCACAAGCCTTACTTCGGGCTGTTAGCGGGCGGGAAGGGTTGCAGGCGGGTGGCGTAAAAGCTCGGAGTTTGCGCGGTGTGCTACTGGCAACCTTGGCCGTTACAGTACTGAACCCCCAAGTGTATCTGGACACGCTATTGTTAATTCCTGCCATTGGCGCCCAGCAGGAGAGCGCTGGTGTATTCGTTGCCGGTGCGTCGACTGCCTCTGTTTTATGGTTTAGCTTGCTGGCGTGGGGCGGGTCCGCGCTTTCGCCTTGGCTTTCCCGCCCGGGTGCATGGCGTACCATCGATGGGCTAATTGGACTGATGATGGCGGCCATTGCTATGCACTTGGCGCTGGGTTCTACGTTGCTATAA
- the ltaE gene encoding low-specificity L-threonine aldolase, whose translation MIDLRSDTVTRPTAAMKDAMMAAPVGDDVWGDDPTVNTFQEKLAEQTGKEAALLFPSGTQSNLVALMAHCERGDEYIVGQSAHTYRYEGGGAAVLGSIQPQPIENAVDGSLPLEKIGAAIKADDFHFARTKLLALENTIGGKVLTADYVIKATELARERGLATHLDGARLFNAAVATDASLKQLCLPFDSVSLCFSKGLGAPIGSALVGSQALIDRARRWRKMVGGGMRQSGIIAAACQYALEHHVADLAHDHHRAARLAKGLAKLPGVKITDQATNMVFAHFPDEHVKPLSAWLKEHGILIELLYATRFVVHRDIDETDIDKVIAVMQSYFSRH comes from the coding sequence ATGATTGACCTACGCAGTGACACGGTGACCCGTCCTACCGCTGCCATGAAAGATGCCATGATGGCCGCTCCAGTGGGCGATGATGTGTGGGGTGATGACCCAACGGTCAACACGTTTCAGGAAAAGCTGGCTGAGCAGACAGGAAAGGAAGCGGCGCTGCTATTTCCAAGCGGTACACAAAGCAACCTAGTGGCGCTAATGGCCCACTGCGAACGCGGCGATGAGTACATTGTCGGGCAGTCAGCCCATACTTATCGCTATGAAGGTGGCGGTGCTGCGGTATTAGGCAGCATTCAACCGCAGCCGATTGAAAATGCCGTCGATGGTAGCTTGCCGTTAGAGAAAATAGGCGCAGCCATCAAAGCCGATGATTTTCACTTTGCGCGCACAAAGCTGCTGGCGCTAGAAAACACCATTGGCGGCAAAGTGCTAACCGCAGACTACGTAATCAAAGCCACTGAGCTTGCCCGGGAACGAGGGCTGGCAACGCACTTAGACGGCGCGCGACTATTTAATGCAGCAGTAGCCACTGATGCCTCACTCAAGCAGCTCTGTTTGCCGTTTGACAGCGTCTCGCTTTGCTTTTCGAAAGGCCTGGGCGCGCCCATCGGCTCTGCCTTAGTGGGCTCGCAAGCATTGATCGACCGCGCACGGCGTTGGCGCAAAATGGTCGGTGGCGGCATGCGCCAATCAGGCATTATCGCCGCCGCCTGCCAGTATGCTTTGGAGCACCATGTCGCAGACTTAGCCCATGACCACCATCGTGCTGCACGCTTGGCGAAAGGCTTAGCAAAACTGCCTGGCGTTAAAATCACCGATCAGGCAACCAATATGGTGTTCGCGCACTTCCCCGACGAACATGTGAAGCCGCTCTCTGCGTGGCTGAAAGAACATGGCATTTTGATTGAGCTGCTTTACGCCACGCGTTTTGTTGTCCACCGGGATATTGATGAGACTGATATCGATAAAGTAATCGCCGTTATGCAAAGCTACTTCAGTCGCCACTAA
- a CDS encoding NAD(P)/FAD-dependent oxidoreductase translates to MDLKSGYPFWAVKNGLLKTFPQLTRDHQSEVVVIGGGITGALMADELSRNGHHVVVLERRDVGWGSSAASTALLQYEIDTHMAELTKRYGEDEAVLAYRACADAIGEIETLAAGLGDVDFERQKSLYYASNGEDVSSLKEELSLRQKHGFDADWLESEAVLAEYGFVAPGAILTQLAAVVDPYRMAYQLFSKVVERGGEVYDRTQMQMMTPDEQGVTLTLLNGAKLRCQYVVMAAGYESQAWLPESVAVNRSSYAFITDPLPPEALGKLRHTMVWESARPYLYMRTTRDGRLLVGGDDDNEDIPKRRDARVEDKAEGLARKIEALWPKLAINPTFSWGGTFAETDDGLPFFGPHEAYGPRVHFAMAYGGNGISYSMIGAKLLRALIEGKQHPLAVLFSFQRLTRYSRKT, encoded by the coding sequence ATGGATTTGAAAAGTGGCTACCCGTTTTGGGCCGTAAAGAATGGCCTGTTAAAAACATTTCCCCAGCTTACCCGTGATCATCAAAGTGAAGTGGTTGTTATTGGCGGTGGTATTACTGGAGCCTTGATGGCGGATGAACTAAGCCGCAACGGCCATCATGTGGTGGTGCTTGAGCGTCGTGACGTTGGGTGGGGAAGCTCTGCCGCCAGCACAGCGTTACTGCAGTACGAAATTGATACCCATATGGCCGAGTTAACCAAACGCTATGGGGAAGATGAGGCGGTGCTTGCCTATCGCGCCTGTGCCGATGCCATCGGTGAAATTGAAACCTTGGCCGCAGGGTTAGGGGATGTAGATTTTGAACGTCAAAAAAGCCTTTATTACGCCAGCAATGGAGAGGATGTTTCGTCGCTCAAGGAGGAACTGTCTCTACGCCAAAAGCATGGTTTTGACGCTGACTGGCTTGAAAGCGAGGCGGTATTGGCAGAGTACGGTTTTGTGGCACCTGGGGCTATTCTTACCCAGCTGGCCGCTGTTGTTGACCCATATCGGATGGCCTATCAACTGTTTTCCAAGGTTGTTGAGCGTGGAGGGGAGGTATATGACCGCACGCAAATGCAGATGATGACGCCGGATGAGCAAGGCGTCACGCTGACGCTGTTGAATGGCGCCAAGCTGCGCTGTCAGTATGTGGTGATGGCTGCAGGGTATGAGTCGCAAGCCTGGTTGCCCGAATCGGTGGCCGTCAACCGCAGTAGTTACGCATTCATTACTGACCCGTTACCGCCTGAGGCATTAGGTAAGTTACGTCACACCATGGTGTGGGAGTCGGCGCGTCCCTATCTCTATATGCGTACTACCCGAGACGGACGGCTTCTTGTGGGCGGCGACGATGATAATGAAGACATACCCAAGCGTCGTGACGCGCGAGTAGAGGACAAAGCCGAAGGATTGGCACGCAAAATAGAAGCATTATGGCCAAAGCTTGCTATTAACCCGACGTTTTCATGGGGCGGCACTTTTGCAGAAACTGACGACGGATTGCCGTTTTTCGGCCCTCATGAGGCATATGGCCCACGAGTGCATTTTGCGATGGCTTATGGCGGTAATGGGATCAGTTATAGCATGATTGGCGCCAAGCTACTTAGGGCGCTGATTGAAGGCAAACAGCATCCCTTAGCTGTGCTTTTTTCATTTCAGCGACTGACGAGATATTCCCGTAAAACGTGA
- the speG gene encoding spermidine N1-acetyltransferase, which translates to MDKQLYLRALERNDLRFVHELNNNQSIMSYWFEEPYESFDELEELYNKHIHDNAERRFVAEDSDGNAIGLVELIEIDYIHRSGEFQIIITPDHQGKGFARSLIRQALHYSFTILNLHKIYLIVAVENVKAIHLYEESGFIEEGHLVEEFFINGKYRDVKRMYILQDTYLAQLA; encoded by the coding sequence ATGGATAAACAACTTTATTTACGTGCATTAGAGCGTAATGATCTGCGCTTTGTTCACGAGTTAAATAATAACCAGAGCATCATGTCGTATTGGTTTGAAGAGCCTTACGAATCATTTGATGAGCTGGAGGAACTTTATAACAAACATATTCATGATAACGCCGAACGGCGCTTTGTAGCAGAGGACAGCGACGGGAATGCCATTGGTTTAGTCGAACTGATTGAAATTGACTATATTCACCGCAGCGGTGAATTTCAGATCATCATCACGCCAGATCACCAGGGTAAAGGATTTGCTCGGTCATTAATCCGTCAAGCACTGCACTACTCGTTCACGATTTTAAACCTACACAAAATATATCTGATTGTGGCGGTGGAAAACGTTAAAGCTATTCATCTCTACGAGGAGAGCGGTTTCATAGAGGAGGGGCATTTGGTTGAAGAGTTTTTTATCAACGGCAAATACCGCGATGTGAAGCGAATGTATATCTTGCAGGACACTTACTTAGCGCAGTTGGCTTGA